The Halostagnicola kamekurae sequence TCTTGGGTATATGATGCAATAGACCTAGACTCGCGACTGATTCTCGATGTCGCAGTCTTTGGACGCCGAGGCACCGATCCAGCCGCTGCGTTCCTCCATCGATTGACCGAGAAACACGATCTCTCTGACACGGTGTTTCTCGTCGATGGCTACGGATATCTGACTGATCTCTCTCGATTAGGATTGGGCGGTCAGCTCGACTATGTCGAAAGAAACCTGATTGAAAAGTGGTTTCACACCTTGAAAATGAGAGTTGACCGCTTCCATAACTCGTGGGTGGATAGTCGAGCGAGCGTCAGAGACTAGCTTGAACAGTTCGTACACTACTACAACACACAACGACCGAACTAATAACTTGACTTACAGATGATGATGGAGGTGCTAAACTAGACAGTGCCGTATTCGTCATCTAGTCAACAATCATATGGCTAATTGCGGCCGCCGCGATGCTTGCAGTTCCCATCCCACTGGAACGGCGATCGGTTCGGGCTGGGTTGCTCGAGAGCCGTACTTCCTCGCCGGAAAATCGTGACTTGCGCAAACGGTGATGGGTTGTCGTAACGCGGTTAGTCGCTGAAGGACGACGCCTCGAATCGTTTGTCGGAGCAAGCTCCGGTGTTCGCTCGTCGTTCCCGAACGGCCGTGACACTGCGATATGAAGGCCCGATGCGTTTCCGCACTCGTAGTGAGCGGATCGACGGATGAAGCGAGCCCTCGAGCTGTGAGTCGCCGTCTCTCGGTCGCCGCGATTCGATATCATTTAACCGATGTATGTCTGTAATAGTGCGAAAACAATCATAAAATTATTTTTGATATATTTGGCAGGCGATCCGAATAGACGGAATCGGTAATCGGGGGTCGACCGAGAGAAGCTACCGGGCTGGGAGGCCGAAACGCGACGGCGAGCGTCGAGCGGCGGAGACTGTAGCCGCCGTTCGCGAGTTGGCCTTCGGCGATCGGATCGATCGGTCGGGAGGGAGACGAGATCGGTGCGATCACGAGGCGGTAGTCACGACGTACACGCCGAGCGCCATGAGTAGCCCACCGATGAAGAATTCAGTGCCGATCGATTCGCCCAGTACCACGGCGCCGAGTGCCGCACCGACGATCGGTTGGGCGAAAAAGAACACCGCAACCGTTCCCGCGTCGGTGACTTCCATCCCCTTGTACCAACAGTACCAGGCGACGGCGGTACTCAGAACCCCCAGGTAGAGGACGGCTGCCACGAGCGGTCCGGTTACCGAAACCGATCGTATCGTCGCGTCCGTGAACCGGAGTTCGACCGGTACCAGTACCGCTAGCAGCGGAACTGCGAGCACCGTCGAGTACGTCGCGGTTTCGAGGGCCGAATACCGACGAATCAGCGGCTTTCCACACACCGTGTAGGCCGCCCACCCGGCACTCGCGACGACGAGAAAGCCGATCCCCGCTGCACTTCCCGCCCCGATCG is a genomic window containing:
- a CDS encoding DMT family transporter; translation: MDDPRSKIVLFVPSFAAILWGGMYVVSKWGFQSIPPVTLAFLRVFIGAAVLLGVVRVAYPRRSFTRRDWQGFAVLGVWVAVTMGTQFVGTDLTTASEGSLITVLTPVFTLGLGVGFLKEELTLRKLAGTVLAIGGTVFVLSGQYELATIGAGSAAGIGFLVVASAGWAAYTVCGKPLIRRYSALETATYSTVLAVPLLAVLVPVELRFTDATIRSVSVTGPLVAAVLYLGVLSTAVAWYCWYKGMEVTDAGTVAVFFFAQPIVGAALGAVVLGESIGTEFFIGGLLMALGVYVVTTAS